In Salmo trutta chromosome 28, fSalTru1.1, whole genome shotgun sequence, one DNA window encodes the following:
- the LOC115165605 gene encoding telomere zinc finger-associated protein isoform X1: MHTKVSSNHAQRILSFLNEQRSLSSFCDAKLTVGGGGRVYNAHRNILACFSGRFQESEPTTTMVKEVSLPEEFPTDGLELLLDFIYTGELNLDSLNLENVRQAADSLCVPDALALCQQFATEGTVSPEGLQSACLLSHHFQPISAVTYVETKATLKRGRPPKKRGRPKKSETPSSGSSKKDRLEPTATTTAITTRSGSRVKASRRPLGEGPGVHLLPHGGTTSRGTPPLAISLKDRSDGAEEEGQSLPQPTDPSEVTDVFGSLVPDLSNKANSHLQPLDEEDYDDDDGGGGDLVEGVAEDTDEEYVPHALPPTSSTPKGRRKGPTKAVNKENGEQAAKGSTKGSVQCPTCNKTFLSKYYLKVHNRCHTGEKPFPCSKCGRRYYRKENLMDHQARNCNCGEKIKAVHNCLQCHMSFDRLGDLRLHTVSHTGEMPNKCTSCSEQFMHKKDLRSHEIKIHGAPKPHACSLCSKAYLSKTELRLHEASKHRGEKLFVCEECDHRASSRHGLQMHIKAIHRNERPFVCEYCNRAFTQKANLNMHLRVHTGEKPHQCHLCGKTFRTQASLDKHHRTHTGERPYSCEFCNQRFTEKGPMLRHVASKHQEDRPHCCKICGKTFKAVEQLHVHVRRHQGMRKFECEKCGYKFTRQAHLRRHVQVHTRTENYNPRERKLRNLIVKDVGLQDETSPSQIPPTEETPEGPAPVSGPSVPVSVPVSGPIPGPGTVLGASDILRVVIQPLTEEVVSSQGQMEVGFNQDQVGFTQVGLAQGHGQVDVMSISQGLGVVGHSFNVTDVMEQTLLVADYPIPETTVELEDIQEDHPDKSKA, translated from the exons ATGCATACAAAGGTGAGTAGCAACCATGCCCAACGGATTTTGTCCTTTCTGAATGAGCAGAGGAGTCTCAGCTCGTTCTGTGATGCCAAACTGACTgtaggaggaggtgggagggtgTACAATGCCCATCGCAATATCCTGGCCTGTTTCAGTGGGCGGTTCCAGGAGTCCGAGCCAACCACCACCATGGTTAAGGAGGTCTCCCTCCCAGAGGAGTTCCCCACTGATGGCCTGGAACTGCTTCTAGACTTTATCTATACAGGGGAGTTAAACCTTGACTCTCTGAATCTGGAGAATGTGCGACAGGCTGCAGACAGCCTATGTGTACCAGATGCGCTCGCACTTTGTCAGCAGTTTGCCACAGAAGGGACAGTTTCTCCAGAAGGACTGCAGTCTGCATGTCTTCTGAGCCATCATTTTCAGCCAATCTCAGCTGTAACTTATGTGGAAACCAAGGCCACCCTAAAAAGAGGGAGGCCCCCTAAAAAAAGAGGGAGGCCCAAAAAATCCGAAACCCCTAGTAGCGGCTCAAGTAAGAAGGATCGTCTGgaacctaccgccactacaactGCCATCACAACTCGCTCTGGGAGTAGGGTGAAGGCCTCCAGAAGACCGCTTGGAGAGGGCCCCGGGGTGCATCTCCTGCCCCATGGGGGGACCACTAGCAGGGGGACTCCACCACTAGCTATTAGCCTAAAGGATAGGAGTGATGGGGCTGAGGAGGAGGGACAAAGCCTCCCTCAGCCTACAGATCCATCAGAG GTAACAGATGTGTTCGGCAGCCTTGTACCAGATTTGAGCAACAAAGCTAATTCTCATCTGCAGCCTCTTGATGAAGAagactatgatgatgatgatggcggTGGTGGTGATTTGGTGGAGGGAGTAGCTGAGGACACTGATGAAGAGTATGTGCCCCATGCCCTGCCGCCTACCTCCTCCACCCCCAAAGGCAGACGTAAAGGACCAACCAAAGCTGTCAATAAAGAGAACGGTGAACAGGCAGCCAAGGGGTCTACAAAGGGCTCTGTTCAGTGCCCCACCTGCAATAAGACCTTCCTCAGCAAGTATTATCTCAAAGTACACAACAG GTGTCATACAGGTGAGAAGCCCTTTCCATGCTCTAAGTGTGGGAGGAGGTACTACAGGAAGGAGAATCTGATGGACCACCAGGCCAGAAACTGCAACTGTGGTGAAAAAATAAAAGCG GTACACAACTGCCTTCAATGCCACATGTCATTTGACAGATTGGGGGATCTACGTCTGCACACGGTCTCTCATACAGGGGAAATGCCCAATAAG TGTACGTCATGCTCGGAACAGTTCATGCATAAAAAAGATTTAAGAAGTCACGAAATCAAAATCCACGGTGCACCCAAACCACATGCA TGCTCTCTGTGCAGCAAAGCATACCTGTCTAAAACAGAGCTGCGTCTGCATGAGGCGTCCAAGCATCGCGGCgagaagctttttgtgtgtgAGGAGTGTGACCATCGAGCCTCCAGCCGACACGGCCTGCAGATGCATATCAAAGCCATTCACAG AAACGAGCGCCCATTTGTGTGTGAGTACTGCAACCGTGCGTTCACCCAGAAGGCTAACCTTAACATGCACTTGCGggttcacactggagagaagccccATCAGTGCCACCTCTGTGGGAAGACCTTCCGGACACAAG CCAGTCTTGACAAGCACCACCGCACCCACACGGGAGAGCGACCTTACAGCTGTGAGTTCTGTAACCAGCGCTTCACAGAGAAGGGACCAATGCTCCGCCATGTTGCCAGCAAGCACCAGGAGGACCGCCCTCACTGTTGCAAGATATGTGGCAAGACCTTCAAGG CCGTCGAGCAGCTCCACGTCCATGTGCGTCGCCATCAGGGCATGAGGAAGTTTGAGTGCGAAAAGTGTGGCTACAAGTTTACCAGACAG GCTCACTTACGGCGTCATGTTCAGGTCCACACCCGTACAGAGAACTACAATCCACGGGAGAGAAAGCTACGGAACCTTATAGTAAAGGACGTGGGGTTGCAGGATGAGACTAGCCCCTCACAGATACCACCCACTGAGGAGACACCCGAGGGGCCAGCGCCTGTCTCTGGACCCAGTGTCCCagtctctgttcctgtctctggACCTATACCTGGACCTGGAACTGTACTAGGAGCCAGTGACATCCTCAGGGTGGTGATCCAGCCCCTTACGGAGGAGGTGGTGTCCAGCCAAGGGCAGATGGAGGTGGGTTTTAACCAGGACCAAGTGGGCTTTACCCAGGTTGGGTTGGCACAGGGACATGGACAGGTGGATGTGATGTCCATCAGCCAGGGTTTGGGTGTGGTGGGGCATAGCTTCAATGTGACAGATGTGATGGAGCAGACTCTCCTGGTCGCAGATTACCCCATCCCTGAGACCACGGTGGAGCTGGAGGACATACAGGAGGATCATCCTGATAAGAGCAAGGCCTGA
- the LOC115165605 gene encoding telomere zinc finger-associated protein isoform X2 encodes MHTKVSSNHAQRILSFLNEQRSLSSFCDAKLTVGGGGRVYNAHRNILACFSGRFQESEPTTTMVKEVSLPEEFPTDGLELLLDFIYTGELNLDSLNLENVRQAADSLCVPDALALCQQFATEGTVSPEGLQSACLLSHHFQPISAVTYVETKATLKRGRPPKKRGRPKKSETPSSGSSKKDRLEPTATTTAITTRSGSRVKASRRPLGEGPGVHLLPHGGTTSRGTPPLAISLKDRSDGAEEEGQSLPQPTDPSEVTDVFGSLVPDLSNKANSHLQPLDEEDYDDDDGGGGDLVEGVAEDTDEEYVPHALPPTSSTPKGRRKGPTKAVNKENGEQAAKGSTKGSVQCPTCNKTFLSKYYLKVHNRCHTGEKPFPCSKCGRRYYRKENLMDHQARNCNCGEKIKAVHNCLQCHMSFDRLGDLRLHTVSHTGEMPNKCTSCSEQFMHKKDLRSHEIKIHGAPKPHACSLCSKAYLSKTELRLHEASKHRGEKLFVCEECDHRASSRHGLQMHIKAIHRNERPFVCEYCNRAFTQKANLNMHLRVHTGEKPHQCHLCGKTFRTQASLDKHHRTHTGERPYSCEFCNQRFTEKGPMLRHVASKHQEDRPHCCKICGKTFKAVEQLHVHVRRHQGMRKFECEKCGYKFTRQAHLRRHVQVHTRTENYNPRERKLRNLIVKDVGLQDETSPSQIPPTEETPEGPAPVSGPSVPVSVPVSGPIPGPGTVLGASDILRVVIQPLTEEVVSSQGQMEVGFNQDQVGFTQVGLAQGHGQVDVMSISQGLGVVGHSFNVTDVMEQTLLVADYPIPETTVELEDIQEDHPDKSKA; translated from the exons ATGCATACAAAGGTGAGTAGCAACCATGCCCAACGGATTTTGTCCTTTCTGAATGAGCAGAGGAGTCTCAGCTCGTTCTGTGATGCCAAACTGACTgtaggaggaggtgggagggtgTACAATGCCCATCGCAATATCCTGGCCTGTTTCAGTGGGCGGTTCCAGGAGTCCGAGCCAACCACCACCATGGTTAAGGAGGTCTCCCTCCCAGAGGAGTTCCCCACTGATGGCCTGGAACTGCTTCTAGACTTTATCTATACAGGGGAGTTAAACCTTGACTCTCTGAATCTGGAGAATGTGCGACAGGCTGCAGACAGCCTATGTGTACCAGATGCGCTCGCACTTTGTCAGCAGTTTGCCACAGAAGGGACAGTTTCTCCAGAAGGACTGCAGTCTGCATGTCTTCTGAGCCATCATTTTCAGCCAATCTCAGCTGTAACTTATGTGGAAACCAAGGCCACCCTAAAAAGAGGGAGGCCCCCTAAAAAAAGAGGGAGGCCCAAAAAATCCGAAACCCCTAGTAGCGGCTCAAGTAAGAAGGATCGTCTGgaacctaccgccactacaactGCCATCACAACTCGCTCTGGGAGTAGGGTGAAGGCCTCCAGAAGACCGCTTGGAGAGGGCCCCGGGGTGCATCTCCTGCCCCATGGGGGGACCACTAGCAGGGGGACTCCACCACTAGCTATTAGCCTAAAGGATAGGAGTGATGGGGCTGAGGAGGAGGGACAAAGCCTCCCTCAGCCTACAGATCCATCAGAG GTAACAGATGTGTTCGGCAGCCTTGTACCAGATTTGAGCAACAAAGCTAATTCTCATCTGCAGCCTCTTGATGAAGAagactatgatgatgatgatggcggTGGTGGTGATTTGGTGGAGGGAGTAGCTGAGGACACTGATGAAGAGTATGTGCCCCATGCCCTGCCGCCTACCTCCTCCACCCCCAAAGGCAGACGTAAAGGACCAACCAAAGCTGTCAATAAAGAGAACGGTGAACAGGCAGCCAAGGGGTCTACAAAGGGCTCTGTTCAGTGCCCCACCTGCAATAAGACCTTCCTCAGCAAGTATTATCTCAAAGTACACAACAG GTGTCATACAGGTGAGAAGCCCTTTCCATGCTCTAAGTGTGGGAGGAGGTACTACAGGAAGGAGAATCTGATGGACCACCAGGCCAGAAACTGCAACTGTGGTGAAAAAATAAAAGCG GTACACAACTGCCTTCAATGCCACATGTCATTTGACAGATTGGGGGATCTACGTCTGCACACGGTCTCTCATACAGGGGAAATGCCCAATAAG TGTACGTCATGCTCGGAACAGTTCATGCATAAAAAAGATTTAAGAAGTCACGAAATCAAAATCCACGGTGCACCCAAACCACATGCA TGCTCTCTGTGCAGCAAAGCATACCTGTCTAAAACAGAGCTGCGTCTGCATGAGGCGTCCAAGCATCGCGGCgagaagctttttgtgtgtgAGGAGTGTGACCATCGAGCCTCCAGCCGACACGGCCTGCAGATGCATATCAAAGCCATTCACAG AAACGAGCGCCCATTTGTGTGTGAGTACTGCAACCGTGCGTTCACCCAGAAGGCTAACCTTAACATGCACTTGCGggttcacactggagagaagccccATCAGTGCCACCTCTGTGGGAAGACCTTCCGGACACAAG CCAGTCTTGACAAGCACCACCGCACCCACACGGGAGAGCGACCTTACAGCTGTGAGTTCTGTAACCAGCGCTTCACAGAGAAGGGACCAATGCTCCGCCATGTTGCCAGCAAGCACCAGGAGGACCGCCCTCACTGTTGCAAGATATGTGGCAAGACCTTCAAGG CCGTCGAGCAGCTCCACGTCCATGTGCGTCGCCATCAGGGCATGAGGAAGTTTGAGTGCGAAAAGTGTGGCTACAAGTTTACCAGACAG GCTCACTTACGGCGTCATGTTCAGGTCCACACCCGTACAGAGAACTACAATCCACGGGAGAGAAAGCTACGGAACCTTATAGTAAAGGACGTGGGGTTGCAGGATGAGACTAGCCCCTCACAGATACCACCCACTGAGGAGACACCCGAGGGGCCAGCGCCTGTCTCTGGACCCAGTGTCCCagtctctgttcctgtctctggACCTATACCTGGACCTGGAACTGTACTAGGAGCCAGTGACATCCTCAGGGTGGTGATCCAGCCCCTTACGGAGGAGGTGGTGTCCAGCCAAGGGCAGATGGAGGTGGGTTTTAACCAGGACCAAGTGGGCTTTACCCAGGTTGGGTTGGCACAGGGACATGGACAGGTGGATGTGATGTCCATCAGCCAGGGTTTGGGTGTGGTGGGGCATAGCTTCAATGTGACAGATGTGATGGAGCAGACTCTCCTGGTCGCAGATTACCCCATCCCTGAGACCACGGTGGAGCTGGAGGACATACAGGAGGATCATCCTGATAAGAGCAAGGC CTGA
- the LOC115165605 gene encoding telomere zinc finger-associated protein isoform X3: MHTKVSSNHAQRILSFLNEQRSLSSFCDAKLTVGGGGRVYNAHRNILACFSGRFQESEPTTTMVKEVSLPEEFPTDGLELLLDFIYTGELNLDSLNLENVRQAADSLCVPDALALCQQFATEGTVSPEGLQSACLLSHHFQPISAVTYVETKATLKRGRPPKKRGRPKKSETPSSGSSKKDRLEPTATTTAITTRSGSRVKASRRPLGEGPGVHLLPHGGTTSRGTPPLAISLKDRSDGAEEEGQSLPQPTDPSEPLDEEDYDDDDGGGGDLVEGVAEDTDEEYVPHALPPTSSTPKGRRKGPTKAVNKENGEQAAKGSTKGSVQCPTCNKTFLSKYYLKVHNRCHTGEKPFPCSKCGRRYYRKENLMDHQARNCNCGEKIKAVHNCLQCHMSFDRLGDLRLHTVSHTGEMPNKCTSCSEQFMHKKDLRSHEIKIHGAPKPHACSLCSKAYLSKTELRLHEASKHRGEKLFVCEECDHRASSRHGLQMHIKAIHRNERPFVCEYCNRAFTQKANLNMHLRVHTGEKPHQCHLCGKTFRTQASLDKHHRTHTGERPYSCEFCNQRFTEKGPMLRHVASKHQEDRPHCCKICGKTFKAVEQLHVHVRRHQGMRKFECEKCGYKFTRQAHLRRHVQVHTRTENYNPRERKLRNLIVKDVGLQDETSPSQIPPTEETPEGPAPVSGPSVPVSVPVSGPIPGPGTVLGASDILRVVIQPLTEEVVSSQGQMEVGFNQDQVGFTQVGLAQGHGQVDVMSISQGLGVVGHSFNVTDVMEQTLLVADYPIPETTVELEDIQEDHPDKSKA; the protein is encoded by the exons ATGCATACAAAGGTGAGTAGCAACCATGCCCAACGGATTTTGTCCTTTCTGAATGAGCAGAGGAGTCTCAGCTCGTTCTGTGATGCCAAACTGACTgtaggaggaggtgggagggtgTACAATGCCCATCGCAATATCCTGGCCTGTTTCAGTGGGCGGTTCCAGGAGTCCGAGCCAACCACCACCATGGTTAAGGAGGTCTCCCTCCCAGAGGAGTTCCCCACTGATGGCCTGGAACTGCTTCTAGACTTTATCTATACAGGGGAGTTAAACCTTGACTCTCTGAATCTGGAGAATGTGCGACAGGCTGCAGACAGCCTATGTGTACCAGATGCGCTCGCACTTTGTCAGCAGTTTGCCACAGAAGGGACAGTTTCTCCAGAAGGACTGCAGTCTGCATGTCTTCTGAGCCATCATTTTCAGCCAATCTCAGCTGTAACTTATGTGGAAACCAAGGCCACCCTAAAAAGAGGGAGGCCCCCTAAAAAAAGAGGGAGGCCCAAAAAATCCGAAACCCCTAGTAGCGGCTCAAGTAAGAAGGATCGTCTGgaacctaccgccactacaactGCCATCACAACTCGCTCTGGGAGTAGGGTGAAGGCCTCCAGAAGACCGCTTGGAGAGGGCCCCGGGGTGCATCTCCTGCCCCATGGGGGGACCACTAGCAGGGGGACTCCACCACTAGCTATTAGCCTAAAGGATAGGAGTGATGGGGCTGAGGAGGAGGGACAAAGCCTCCCTCAGCCTACAGATCCATCAGAG CCTCTTGATGAAGAagactatgatgatgatgatggcggTGGTGGTGATTTGGTGGAGGGAGTAGCTGAGGACACTGATGAAGAGTATGTGCCCCATGCCCTGCCGCCTACCTCCTCCACCCCCAAAGGCAGACGTAAAGGACCAACCAAAGCTGTCAATAAAGAGAACGGTGAACAGGCAGCCAAGGGGTCTACAAAGGGCTCTGTTCAGTGCCCCACCTGCAATAAGACCTTCCTCAGCAAGTATTATCTCAAAGTACACAACAG GTGTCATACAGGTGAGAAGCCCTTTCCATGCTCTAAGTGTGGGAGGAGGTACTACAGGAAGGAGAATCTGATGGACCACCAGGCCAGAAACTGCAACTGTGGTGAAAAAATAAAAGCG GTACACAACTGCCTTCAATGCCACATGTCATTTGACAGATTGGGGGATCTACGTCTGCACACGGTCTCTCATACAGGGGAAATGCCCAATAAG TGTACGTCATGCTCGGAACAGTTCATGCATAAAAAAGATTTAAGAAGTCACGAAATCAAAATCCACGGTGCACCCAAACCACATGCA TGCTCTCTGTGCAGCAAAGCATACCTGTCTAAAACAGAGCTGCGTCTGCATGAGGCGTCCAAGCATCGCGGCgagaagctttttgtgtgtgAGGAGTGTGACCATCGAGCCTCCAGCCGACACGGCCTGCAGATGCATATCAAAGCCATTCACAG AAACGAGCGCCCATTTGTGTGTGAGTACTGCAACCGTGCGTTCACCCAGAAGGCTAACCTTAACATGCACTTGCGggttcacactggagagaagccccATCAGTGCCACCTCTGTGGGAAGACCTTCCGGACACAAG CCAGTCTTGACAAGCACCACCGCACCCACACGGGAGAGCGACCTTACAGCTGTGAGTTCTGTAACCAGCGCTTCACAGAGAAGGGACCAATGCTCCGCCATGTTGCCAGCAAGCACCAGGAGGACCGCCCTCACTGTTGCAAGATATGTGGCAAGACCTTCAAGG CCGTCGAGCAGCTCCACGTCCATGTGCGTCGCCATCAGGGCATGAGGAAGTTTGAGTGCGAAAAGTGTGGCTACAAGTTTACCAGACAG GCTCACTTACGGCGTCATGTTCAGGTCCACACCCGTACAGAGAACTACAATCCACGGGAGAGAAAGCTACGGAACCTTATAGTAAAGGACGTGGGGTTGCAGGATGAGACTAGCCCCTCACAGATACCACCCACTGAGGAGACACCCGAGGGGCCAGCGCCTGTCTCTGGACCCAGTGTCCCagtctctgttcctgtctctggACCTATACCTGGACCTGGAACTGTACTAGGAGCCAGTGACATCCTCAGGGTGGTGATCCAGCCCCTTACGGAGGAGGTGGTGTCCAGCCAAGGGCAGATGGAGGTGGGTTTTAACCAGGACCAAGTGGGCTTTACCCAGGTTGGGTTGGCACAGGGACATGGACAGGTGGATGTGATGTCCATCAGCCAGGGTTTGGGTGTGGTGGGGCATAGCTTCAATGTGACAGATGTGATGGAGCAGACTCTCCTGGTCGCAGATTACCCCATCCCTGAGACCACGGTGGAGCTGGAGGACATACAGGAGGATCATCCTGATAAGAGCAAGGCCTGA
- the LOC115165608 gene encoding kelch-like protein 21 encodes MEGGVMEREVMSEKPVMQTQPSTLPFFDTAHAFNLLRGIHELRAERKFFDVTLCAEGREFHCHRTVLAAASTYFRAMFAGTLRESAMDRVVLHEVSAELLGLLVDFCYTGRVTVTQDNVDLLLKTADLFQFPSVKEACCAFLEQRLDVSNCLEIQDFAEAYACRDLAVSARRFVLKNIVDLAKGKDFERLPWKRLLEFVSDDALCVDKEETAYQIAVRWVKADLQRRLHYWPTLLEQVRLPFVRRFYLLAHVESDPLVYLSPSCLRMVSEARSFQSCEYDRHDRPCQRMRPRPSTGLAEILVVVGGCDQDCDELVTVDCYNPQTGQWRYLAEFPDHLGGGYSMAALGNDMYVTGGSDGSRLYDGVWRYNSSVNEWTEVSPMLKAREYHSSCVLRGQLYVVAPDSTERYDHSLDCWEALPPMLHSMDNCSTTTCRGRLYAIGSMTTTGEDNMAIQCYDVDTNRWTLVNCGELPPWSFAPKTVTLNGLIYFVRDDSAEVDIYNPQKNEWDKISPMTQVHVGGSVAVLGGRLFVSGGYDNTFELSDMVEAYDPSTHTWTPAGRLPQPTFWHGSVSIFRQLMPAVSNAFEPIDLPEANSIHLHRHQRNQAMHNHNLNQNHDVNPV; translated from the exons atggagggaggagtgatggagagagaagtGATGTCTGAGAAGCCAGTCATGCAGACACAGCCATCCACATTGCCCTTCTTCGACACGGCCCACGCCTTCAACCTGCTCCGGGGGATCCACGAACTCCGCGCAGAGCGCAAGTTCTTTGATGTCACGCTCTGCGCCGAGGGCCGCGAGTTCCACTGCCACCGGACTGTGTTGGCCGCAGCCAGCACCTACTTCAGGGCCATGTTCGCCGGGACGCTGAGAGAGAGCGCCATGGACCGCGTGGTCCTTCACGAGGTGTCTGCTGAGCTACTGGGCCTGCTGGTGGACTTCTGTTATACAGGCCGAGTCACAGTCACCCAGGATAATGTAGACCTCCTGCTGAAGACAGCTGACCTGTTCCAGTTCCCCTCCGTTAAAGAGGCTTGCTGTGCCTTCTTGGAGCAGAGATTAGACGTCTCCAACTGCCTGGAGATCCAGGACTTTGCAGAGGCCTACGCCTGCCGTGATTTGGCCGTCAGCGCCCGCCGCTTCGTCCTCAAGAACATTGTGGACCTAGCCAAAGGCAAGGACTTTGAGCGGTTGCCCTGGAAGCGGCTGCTGGAGTTCGTGTCGGACGATGCGTTATGTGTGGACAAGGAGGAGACAGCCTATCAGATCGCGGTGCGCTGGGTCAAAGCAGACTTACAGAGGCGGCTCCACTACTGGCCCACGCTGCTGGAGCAGGTCAGACTACCCTTTGTACGTCGGTTCTATCTACTCGCCCACGTGGAAAGCGACCCCCTGGTTTACCTCTCCCCCTCCTGCCTGAGGATGGTGAGCgaggcccggagcttccagtctTGTGAGTACGACCGGCATGACAGACCCTGCCAACGCATGCGGCCGCGGCCCTCCACCGGCCTGGCTGAGATCCTGGTGGTGGTGGGCGGCTGTGACCAGGACTGTGACGAGCTGGTCACTGTGGACTGTTATAACCCTCAGACTGGACAGTGGCGCTACCTCGCTGAGTTCCCCGACCACCTGGGAGGGGGCTACAGTATGGCCGCCCTGGGCAATGATATGTATGTCACAG GAGGATCTGACGGTTCTCGTCTCTATGACGGCGTTTGGCGCTACAACTCCAGCGTTAACGAGTGGACCGAGGTGTCGCCAATGCTCAAAGCCCGGGAGTACCACAGTTCCTGTGTCCTCAGAGGTCAGCTGTATGTGGTGGCGCCAGACAGCACGGAGCGCTACGACCACTCGCTGGACTGCTGGGAGGCCCTGCCCCCCATGCTGCACTCCATGGACAACTGCTCCACCACCACCTGTAGGGGGCGTCTTTACGCCATCGGCTCCATGACCACAACAGGGGAGGACAACATGGCCATACAGTGTTACGATGTGGACACCAACCGCTGGACCCTGGTCAACTGTGGCGAGCTGCCACCGTGGTCTTTCGCTCCCAAGACGGTCACTCTCAATGGGCTCATCTATTTTGTCAG GGATGATTCGGCAGAGGTCGACATCTATAACCCTCAGAAGAATGAATGGGACAAGATCAGCCCCATGACACAG GTCCATGTAGGAGGCAGTGTGGCAGTCCTGGGTGGTCGTCTCTTCGTGTCTGGTGGCTATGACAACACATTTGAGCTGTCTGACATGGTGGAGGCCTACGACCCCTCCACCCATACCTGGACACCCGCAGGCCGCCTTCCCCAGCCCACCTTCTGGCATGGCAGTGTCAGCATCTTCCGCCAGCTCATGCCCGCCGTATCCAACGCTTTTGAACCCATCGACCTGCCCGAGGCTAACTCCATTCACCTGCACCGACACCAACGCAACCAGGCCATGCACAACCACAACCTCAACCAGAACCACGACGTCAACCCAGTGTAA